The segment TTGAACTCCGAGGTGAGCAGCAAACTCTTCAAGATCCAATGTTCCTGATGGAACAGATGGAACTGCGTGAAGAACTAGAAGCAATTACCGACAGCTCTGATGCGGAAAGTGCGCTGTTCGACTTTGATAGTAAAGTCGAGAAAATGTATAAACAGCACTTAATTCAAGTAGAGCAAGAGCTAAACAGTGAGCAGTGGAATACCGCAGCAGACACTGTTCGTAAGCTCAAATTTATTGCCAAATTAAAAAATGAAATAGAACGAGTCGAAGACAAACTCCTCGGCTAATTCTAAAAAAAGGACCCATAGATGGCATTACTTCAAATTGCAGAACCGGGTCAAAGTTCTGCACCGCACCAGCATAAACTGGCTGCAGGCATTGATTTAGGAACCACCAACTCGTTAGTGGCTTCAGTGAGAAGCGGCACGGCAACCACTTTAGTTGATGAGCAAGGACGAAGCATCCTGCCTTCCGTTGTGTCTTATTCCCAAGAAGAAAAAGTGGTCGGCTATGACGCTCATGACAACGCGCAAGCTGATCCTGCTAATACCATTATTTCGGTAAAGAGACTTGTTGGTCGTTCATTAACTGATATTCAGTCTCGTTACCCAAATCTGCCGTATCAATTTAAAGCCAGTGAAAACGGTTTGCCGATCATGCAAACATCTCACGGTGACAAAAACCCGATTCAAGTGTCTGCAGACATTTTGAGAACGCTAGGCCAAAGAGCTGAAAACACATTAGGCGGCGAATTGGCAGGCGTGGTTATCACTGTTCCTGCTT is part of the Vibrio diazotrophicus genome and harbors:
- the hscB gene encoding co-chaperone HscB, with product MNYFELFGLPTQFQLDGSLLSSQFRELQKRFHPDNFATASERDRLMSVQKTAEINDANQILKSPISRAEYLLSLNGVELRGEQQTLQDPMFLMEQMELREELEAITDSSDAESALFDFDSKVEKMYKQHLIQVEQELNSEQWNTAADTVRKLKFIAKLKNEIERVEDKLLG